The following are encoded together in the Vicinamibacterales bacterium genome:
- a CDS encoding TonB-dependent receptor: MNRSRLRLGLVVLFAVVFCACGRLAFAQGSTSQPLSGTVVDSSGAVIPGADVVVKHNGTGVANSTVSNSDGIFTIPALSSGTYTVTVSLQGFKTVVIENVVLTSGHGADVKATMEVGGVSEQVTVASSSEIIQTQTAGVAQTVNADQIVKLPLTSRGAMDFVNLLPGVTTPNGNRQASINGLPRTAINITLDGVNIQDNTNKGTSGDDGFFAEVNPRLDAVEEVTVSTAAQGTDANADGAAQIKFVTRAGSNNFTGSAYEYFRSDKYNANTWFNNAKGVAKVPLKQNQPGFRFGGPIVLPGFDGHNKAFFFVNYEEFHAPSAVSRTRTVLNQGAQTGNYCYGSTCVNVLKLNAPMSNIDPTIAKLLSDMNSAMGSTGTLTGNGNANQQSYNFNIPVQSLRRYPTGRVDYNISQNHRISSSVNYQYFYDFPDTLNQHEPAFPGFPGSAASQTSKRLAFSNSLRSTLSRNMVNEATVAYAWAPISFFPEEGVDQFNGSVANMNGNAIGFGSVDSSLTSPIISFPAPQSRNADTLDITDNLTWLKGSHSITMGGQVSTYSIWAKNSTAVPQVTLCCTTTTGLPSTDPAAAFFTTANFPGASGSQLIAAQGLFSMLTGRVSNIFGDARIDASTGQYAYMGTGLQEGALHEQAAYIQDQWRLKSNLTLNMGVRYDLQQPFSASNSIYSYVDAANLCGVSGANGDSACNLFQPGVMPGQHTVLQQYTAGTDSAKTDWNNFAPSVGMAWTPQSRPGFLGKLMGPNDFVVRGGYARSFSRPAIGDFTAIFNTNPGVRLTNQPSAATILANGGQSSVGALLLSNPLVQLPVPGFPASPSYPFPPTSNTNSIAAFNQGIQIPYSDTWQTGFTRSIGKDMALEVRYVGTHGYDIWGNFNYNQLNITSNGFLSEFRQAQANLQANLANNRGSTFAYTGAPGTAPLPTFLGFFQGLNASNAGNPAAYTSANFASTTFLAFLAANNPNPFGFASTNTTSGFAGSTTFRANGLTAGIPANYFQANPDVTNANVQGNRDSTYYNGLQTEFRRRFSQGLQFQVSYSLDHAWATTYLGFVNGAVYRRPTGNEGDLTHQYKSLVSYDLPFGQGRRFGSGAGGAMDRLIGGWQVALSSVIHSGQLVDFGNVRLVGMSTSDVQKMVQLRFDPSGAGLVYMLPADVITNTINAFNVSATSASGYAGTAPTGRYFAPANGPDCIEVENSRVGKCGAGSVVVAGPLFQQHDITVAKRTKVVGHTTGEFRLEMLNAFNHANFTPGGTGTTSTNAASLTNYQLTALSGTNTSRTVQLVFRFNW, translated from the coding sequence ATGAATCGCAGTAGGTTGCGGCTGGGACTCGTCGTCCTGTTCGCGGTGGTGTTCTGTGCGTGCGGCCGCCTGGCCTTTGCGCAGGGCTCGACCAGCCAGCCCCTCTCGGGCACGGTCGTCGATTCGTCCGGCGCGGTGATTCCCGGCGCCGACGTCGTCGTCAAACACAACGGCACAGGCGTGGCCAACAGCACCGTGTCGAACAGCGACGGCATCTTTACGATCCCGGCGCTCTCCAGCGGCACCTATACGGTCACCGTGTCGCTCCAGGGCTTCAAGACCGTCGTCATCGAAAACGTCGTACTGACATCGGGACATGGCGCCGACGTCAAGGCGACCATGGAAGTGGGCGGCGTCTCCGAGCAGGTCACGGTGGCCTCGTCGTCGGAGATCATCCAGACGCAGACCGCCGGCGTGGCGCAGACGGTGAACGCCGACCAGATCGTCAAGCTGCCGTTGACCTCGCGCGGCGCGATGGATTTCGTCAACCTGCTGCCCGGCGTCACGACGCCGAACGGCAACCGCCAGGCCTCCATCAACGGCCTGCCGCGCACCGCGATCAACATCACGCTCGACGGTGTCAACATCCAGGACAACACCAACAAGGGCACGAGCGGCGACGACGGCTTCTTCGCCGAGGTCAACCCGCGTCTCGACGCGGTGGAGGAAGTGACCGTGTCGACCGCCGCGCAGGGCACCGATGCGAATGCCGACGGCGCCGCGCAGATCAAGTTCGTGACCCGCGCCGGCAGCAACAACTTCACCGGCAGCGCCTACGAGTACTTCAGGAGCGACAAGTACAACGCCAATACCTGGTTCAACAACGCCAAGGGTGTCGCCAAGGTGCCGCTCAAGCAGAACCAGCCCGGTTTCCGGTTCGGCGGCCCGATCGTGCTGCCGGGTTTCGATGGCCACAACAAGGCGTTCTTCTTCGTCAACTACGAAGAGTTCCACGCGCCGTCCGCCGTGTCGCGCACGCGCACCGTGCTCAACCAGGGTGCGCAGACGGGCAACTACTGCTATGGCTCGACGTGCGTCAACGTGCTGAAGCTCAACGCGCCGATGTCCAACATCGACCCGACGATTGCCAAGCTGCTGAGCGACATGAACTCCGCCATGGGTTCGACCGGCACGCTGACGGGCAACGGCAACGCCAACCAGCAGAGTTACAACTTCAATATCCCGGTGCAGTCGCTGCGCCGCTATCCGACCGGCCGCGTCGACTACAACATCTCGCAGAATCACCGCATTTCGTCGTCGGTGAACTATCAGTACTTCTATGACTTCCCGGACACGCTGAACCAGCACGAGCCGGCCTTCCCCGGCTTCCCCGGTTCGGCGGCGAGCCAGACCTCGAAACGACTCGCCTTCAGCAACAGCCTCCGCTCGACGCTGAGCCGGAACATGGTCAACGAAGCGACCGTCGCCTACGCGTGGGCGCCGATCTCGTTCTTCCCGGAAGAGGGCGTCGACCAGTTCAACGGCAGCGTGGCCAACATGAACGGCAACGCGATCGGGTTCGGCTCGGTCGACTCGAGCCTGACCTCGCCGATTATTTCCTTCCCGGCGCCGCAGTCGCGCAATGCCGATACGCTCGACATCACCGACAACCTGACGTGGCTGAAGGGCTCCCACTCGATCACGATGGGCGGCCAGGTGTCGACCTACAGCATCTGGGCGAAGAACTCGACGGCGGTGCCACAGGTGACGCTGTGCTGCACGACGACGACCGGCCTGCCATCGACTGATCCGGCGGCGGCGTTCTTCACGACGGCGAATTTTCCTGGCGCCTCGGGCTCGCAGCTGATCGCGGCGCAAGGGCTGTTCTCGATGCTGACCGGGCGGGTCAGCAACATCTTCGGCGACGCGCGCATCGACGCGTCGACCGGCCAGTACGCCTACATGGGCACCGGTCTCCAGGAAGGGGCGCTGCATGAGCAGGCCGCCTACATCCAGGATCAGTGGCGTCTGAAGTCGAACCTGACCCTCAACATGGGCGTGCGCTACGATCTGCAGCAGCCCTTCAGCGCCTCGAACAGCATCTATTCCTACGTCGACGCCGCGAACCTGTGCGGCGTTTCCGGCGCGAACGGGGACAGCGCCTGCAACCTGTTCCAGCCTGGCGTCATGCCGGGTCAGCACACGGTGCTGCAGCAGTACACAGCCGGCACCGATTCGGCGAAGACCGACTGGAACAACTTCGCGCCAAGCGTCGGCATGGCCTGGACGCCGCAGTCGCGTCCGGGCTTCCTCGGCAAGCTGATGGGCCCGAACGATTTCGTGGTCCGTGGCGGCTACGCCCGTTCGTTCAGCCGTCCCGCCATCGGCGACTTCACGGCGATCTTCAACACCAACCCGGGCGTCCGGCTGACCAACCAGCCGAGCGCGGCGACGATTCTCGCCAACGGCGGTCAGTCGTCGGTGGGCGCGCTCCTGCTGAGCAATCCGCTCGTGCAGCTGCCGGTGCCGGGCTTCCCGGCGTCGCCGTCGTATCCATTCCCGCCGACGAGCAACACCAACTCGATCGCGGCGTTCAATCAAGGCATCCAGATCCCGTACTCTGACACTTGGCAGACGGGCTTCACGCGCTCGATCGGCAAGGACATGGCGCTCGAGGTGCGCTACGTCGGTACGCACGGCTACGACATTTGGGGCAACTTCAACTACAACCAGTTGAACATCACCAGCAACGGTTTCCTGAGCGAGTTCCGTCAGGCTCAGGCAAACCTGCAGGCGAACCTCGCCAATAACCGCGGCAGCACGTTCGCCTACACGGGCGCGCCGGGCACGGCACCGCTGCCGACGTTCCTCGGCTTCTTCCAGGGGTTGAATGCGTCGAACGCGGGCAACCCTGCCGCGTATACGAGCGCGAACTTCGCCAGCACGACGTTCCTGGCGTTCCTGGCCGCGAACAACCCGAATCCCTTCGGCTTCGCCTCGACCAACACGACGAGCGGGTTCGCAGGGAGCACCACGTTCCGCGCCAACGGCCTCACGGCCGGCATCCCGGCCAATTACTTCCAGGCGAATCCCGACGTCACCAACGCGAACGTGCAGGGCAACCGCGACTCGACTTATTACAACGGTCTGCAGACCGAGTTCCGCCGCCGTTTCTCGCAGGGTCTGCAGTTCCAGGTGAGCTACTCGCTCGATCATGCGTGGGCCACCACCTATCTCGGGTTCGTCAACGGCGCCGTCTATCGGCGTCCGACCGGTAATGAAGGCGACCTGACGCACCAGTACAAGTCGCTGGTGAGCTACGATCTGCCGTTCGGGCAGGGCCGGCGATTCGGCAGCGGCGCCGGCGGCGCGATGGATCGGCTGATCGGCGGCTGGCAGGTGGCGCTGTCGTCGGTCATCCACAGCGGCCAGCTGGTGGACTTCGGCAACGTCCGCCTCGTCGGCATGTCGACGAGCGACGTGCAGAAGATGGTCCAGCTGCGCTTCGATCCGTCAGGAGCCGGTCTCGTCTACATGCTGCCGGCCGACGTCATCACGAATACGATCAACGCGTTCAACGTGAGCGCGACGTCCGCTTCGGGTTACGCCGGGACGGCGCCGACGGGCCGCTACTTCGCGCCGGCCAACGGACCGGACTGCATCGAGGTCGAGAATTCGCGAGTCGGCAAGTGCGGCGCCGGCAGCGTCGTCGTTGCCGGGCCGCTCTTCCAGCAGCACGACATCACGGTCGCGAAGCGCACCAAGGTCGTGGGCCATACGACGGGCGAGTTTCGCCTGGAGATGCTGAACGCCTTCAACCACGCGAACTTCACGCCGGGCGGCACCGGCACGACGTCGACCAACGCTGCGTCCCTGACCAACTACCAGTTGACGGCGCTGAGCGGAACGAACACCAGCCGAACGGTGCAGCTCGTGTTCCGATTCAATTGGTAG
- a CDS encoding arginine deiminase-related protein — MLVAFTREVPPSIDRCELTHLQREPIDRARAIVEHAAYEDVLRQAGCRVERLPPLPDHPDSVFVEDTAIVFDRIAVIARPGAASRRGERASTAKALAVYRPLAWIRPPGTLDGGDVIETPGVVFVGVSGRTNAEGVRQLAAILTPFGVRVVPLPVRECLHLKSAAVWLRAAAALPTILLNPAWIDAAHFEGFDVLEVDPGEPHAANVLAIGGCVICAASFPATRRRLEAQGAATITVPAVELAKAEGGVTCCSVLVEVGAGTFGTTRYSPEQDPKS, encoded by the coding sequence ATGCTCGTCGCGTTCACCAGGGAAGTGCCGCCATCCATCGATCGCTGCGAGCTGACGCACCTGCAGCGGGAACCGATCGATCGGGCGCGCGCGATCGTCGAACACGCCGCCTACGAGGACGTCCTGCGCCAGGCTGGCTGCCGCGTCGAGCGGTTGCCGCCGCTGCCGGACCACCCCGATTCCGTGTTCGTCGAGGACACGGCGATCGTGTTCGATCGGATCGCGGTCATCGCCCGTCCGGGCGCGGCGTCGCGGCGAGGGGAACGGGCGTCGACCGCCAAGGCGCTCGCCGTGTACCGGCCGCTCGCGTGGATTCGGCCGCCCGGCACGCTCGACGGTGGCGACGTGATCGAGACGCCCGGCGTGGTGTTCGTGGGTGTCAGCGGCCGCACCAACGCGGAGGGCGTTCGGCAGCTTGCAGCGATCCTGACGCCGTTCGGCGTGCGCGTCGTGCCGCTGCCGGTGCGTGAGTGCCTCCATCTGAAGAGCGCGGCGGTCTGGCTGCGCGCGGCGGCGGCGTTGCCGACGATCCTGCTCAACCCTGCCTGGATCGATGCCGCTCATTTCGAAGGCTTCGACGTCCTCGAAGTGGATCCGGGGGAGCCGCACGCGGCGAACGTGCTGGCGATCGGGGGTTGCGTGATCTGCGCGGCGTCGTTTCCGGCCACGCGCCGGCGTCTCGAGGCGCAGGGCGCGGCGACCATCACGGTTCCGGCGGTCGAGCTCGCCAAGGCTGAAGGTGGCGTCACGTGCTGCTCGGTCCTGGTCGAAGTGGGTGCGGGAACTTTTGGTACCACGAGATACTCCCCAGAGCAAGATCCAAAGTCTTGA